A stretch of DNA from Candidatus Rubrimentiphilum sp.:
TGTGATCGCATGCTCGCAGAGCGGCAGATCGGCCGATCTGCTCGCCGCGCTGGATGTGCTCCAACCCAAAGATTTGATCGCGCTGACGAATACGGCCGACTCGGAGCTTGCAAGGCGCGCAAATCTGACCATCGACCTCGGTGCAGGTCCCGAGATCGCCGTTCCGGCCAGCAAGAGCGTCACCGCGACGGCCGCGATTCTGCTGTGGGCAGCGGGTTTGATCGCTGAAACGCATTCGCGCAACGCCGACAGCCTGACCGAGACCGCCGAGGACGTTCGCAGCTGGCTCGACGGCACCGGAGTCGAGGAAGTTCACGAGGCCGCACAGCGTATCGCCCGGCGCCGCAGCGTCGTCATCGTGGCGGCCGGCTACGGGATCCCCATCGCCAACGAGTTCGCGCTGAAATTAAAGGAAGCCAGCTACATCCACGCCGAGGGTTTTTCGGCCGGCGAGTTCCGCCACGGGAGTGCGGCAATGCTCGACGCGACCTGCGCGCTCATCGGCATCGTGGACGACGTCGCCCGGAATATCGTCAACGGTCCGATGATGGAGGCGGCCCAAGCCGAAAGCCTGCGCTACGTTATCGGCGGACACATCGGCGACATTCCGCTGCTCGGTCCGGTCGTCGGAGAGGCCTTCAATACGCTCGCGTGGCTTGTCGCGGCGCAGATGATCGCGCTGCACGTCGGCCGCGCGCGCTACGTGGAGAGCGACGCTCCGCGCGGCCTCGCTAAGACTCTCGTATGACTAGATGCCGCACGAGTTGCCCGCATCTACGATTTCGTTGGAAAAAGCCATCTCTTGCAGTTTTAGCTCCCTGACCACGTCCGACACGTTGCCGGTGCGGGCCAGGTCGTGCACTGTCTGCTGCGAAGGCGCGTCCGCATCACTCGCGTCACGCGAGTGGGCTAGCGCTGACGATAGCCCGAGTATCGTGTCGCGCAGGAGCGCTTTGAAGGACGCGGCGTCGTTTGCATACTTGGCCTGGCCGGCATTATCGGAGTAGATCGAAGCAAATTCGGTGTAACGGCCGGCGAGAGCACGCTGCAAATCCATCAGATTTTGCAGCCGATCGCGCATTGCATCGACATTTGGGAAGGCGCCTTTCGGATATTGTGCCCAAGAGTCGCGCATGACCTTATCCTCAAGCGTGAGGTTTTGGTCGATATCATAGGCGATCTGGCCAACCTTCATCGCGGTCAGCGTCCCGGTAGGCGTATAGATGGCGGCGTCGTCAAGCTCGGAGCTAAGCGTCTCCATATCCTGTACTCCGGCTGATGTAACTCCTCGAACGCTTTCAAAGTATTTCAGCACCGAATGGTTGATAGCTGCAAAGGCTTCGTCATTGCGGCGAGTCACAAAGCCGATTGGTATGGCCATCGTGCGAACCGACGAACAAAACGTGTTCGATCTGACATGGATGATCACTTTGAGCGGTTCGCTTGGCTTCGGTGAAGGCGTGGCCGCCACGACCGCCGCGAGAACAATTGCCATCATACGTTCTCACGTATTCGGCGGAATCGCGCGTGTTCGCTCCTTGCACTGCTCGCCGAACAAGCCCGCCCTGGGTTCGAGAGCCGTCCATAGCCGAGGACGCCCTTGCGGATCGAGGCAGGAGCGCTCTTGGTTTTAATCATAATTGAACGTCCAGCGGACGAGCGTGACTTCACGCCGGTCGCTTTAATATTATCTTGGGGTCCACGGCCGGGATGCATCAGGGCGCACCGCTCGCGGCTCCGGTGGAGAAAAACACGCAATGATACAGATCAAAGGTCATCTGCGCCACTTGGCAGTCGGGCTGGCGACACTCGTGGCTGTGTCGTTCATATCGCCGAGCCTGGCGCTGGCGCAATCGGTAACGACAGGCACCATCAGCGGTACTGTCACAAACGCAACCACGGGCGCTCCTATCGCAAACGCTTCGGTGACGGCTTCATCGCCTAGCGGAAGGCAGACGACAAAGAGCGACGCCAACGGTTTCTACGTTTTACAAAATCTTCTGCCGGATACATATACCGTGTCGATTCAGGCAGGCGGATTTGAATCGCAAAGCATGCCGGGCGTTACGGTCGTTCAATCGCTTACCGTAACGGAAAATATTCGTATGGCGGCTTCGTTAAGAACAATCGCCAGCGTAACGTCCCGAGCCGCCGGTTCGCTTGTAAAACCCGACACGACTTCCGATACCTATACGGTTACCGGCGACCAGCTAAGCGCGATCTCGCTCGGTAACGATACGCATAAGACCTTGTATCAATATATCGCTACTATCCCAGGTATCACGGGAAGCGGCTTTCCGGCGCAGCCCCGCGTACACGGCGGTTCGGCGGCGGATATTTCTTACCAGTTCGACGGTATCCCGATTAACGATCAAATGTCCGGGCTCTTCACCACGAACCTGTCGAACGTCGGCATCGGCAGCATCCTGGTTTCCACCGGAGGTCTGCCGGCTTCGCAGGCGGCTTCCGGGATAGGCTTCATCAACACGGTTGTGAAGTCGGGAACCTATCCGCCTTTCGGCACCTTCACATACGGCTCCACGCCCCAGTACCGGAACATGTACTACACCGCCGAGTTTGGCGGCGCAACGCCTAACCACAAGCTGTCATGGTTTCTCTCGGCCGACATGACGAACGCCTTGAACCAATACACATCCGGGCAAACCTATCCGCTCGTCCTAATCGAGCAGCAAAATGGTCCGGGTGTGGTCAAGACTGCCGACTTTATCGGCAACTTCCATTGGCGGCCCAATGACAGAAACGACATCCAGTTTCTCATTCAAAATGGATTGGGAGACTTTGACTGGGGCTACTTGATGCAACGAGCGCCGGGCGAACCGCAGCCGTTGACCGTCAATATGTGCCCTGGTGCCGTAGCCGTCGGCGACGGAAGCGGATCTCCGACGTACACCGGTGGCCAAGGTGGAACAGCGCCCAATGGTCAGTCCTGCCCGGAAGGCCTCTACTTCGGTTCGGCCGCCAGCCAGAACGCGGGCGGCAATTATTGGCACCACTACAGCGGCATCGGCAAATTACAATGGAACCATATCATCAACGATCATTCCTCACTCCAGTTCCGTTTAGCGGAAAACTATAATCAGTACGTCTTCGATCAACCCATCGCCGACGCCAACTTGCCGCAGTTCCAAAACAATGCAAACGTTGATGTGAACGGCGGTTGCCCCAAATATCCCTACGCGGCGGGAACCCCTGTGCTCTATCCCGGCGCTCCGGGCACGACGCCGACCATCCCCGGCACCTACACACCCAATCCGAAGATCGCATGTATGCAGCTCGCGAATTGGGTGAGCACCGGCTACTGGGAGGACCGCTCATCCAACCTGTATTCCGGCTCGATTGTCTACGACAACTCGCTCAACGCTAACTCAGCCATCGAGCTGGGCGTCGGCGACGACTACAGCAACAACCGCTACACCAATTACTTTGATGGATGGTTCAACCCGGTCGGCACGTGGAACTCAATCTGGCCGGCGCTGCTGTACGACTCCTCGTACCCGACGCATACGCCCTACGCGTACGCACAAGGTGACTTTCAGGTCGGAAAATGGAAGCTAAGCCCGGGCCTCCGCTGGACCTCGCGTCATTACAGCTACCCGATTGGAAGCGGCGGCACGTCCACGGCACTCAACCCGACGTTTGCGTTTAATTACCAAATGGGGCGCAACGACGTCATTATCGGTTCCATTACGACGTCCACCTCGCTGGTGGCGTCGGCGTATGTCTATCGCTACGTGCCGCAAAGCATGCTCAACGGTCCCGTCAATGTTCCGGGAACGGCGGCTTTTGCGGCCAACTACTATTGCAACCAGTACAACACGTCGCAGTGCGGAGCTTCGCCGCAGGCTACGTTGACGCATAGCTACAATCTGATGTGGGAACATCAGATCGATCCAAATACGTCGATTAAGTTCGGCCCGTACTACAACGTGGCGAGCAACATCTTGGTAGACTTCCGTCCATACCAGCTCGATACAACTGTCAACCCACCCCTATGGCGGCCGATCTTGACTCAGCCGAGCAGCGTTTCCAACACCGGTATTCGTAAGGGCTTTGGATTCGAGCTGGGGCTGAACCACATTGATAAGCGTGACGTCGGCACTTCGTACTGGATCGCTGCTACGTACGTGAACTTCTGGACAAACACAGTCTCGTCGCTCACGACGCCGTACGGCAGCATTCAACTGCCGCCGTCAACTACGGGCGTCTTGTTCCGTTCGTCGCTGAACCCGCCGTGGAGCGGCTCAGTTACCGCGGACCTGCACGAGCACGGATTGCACCTCATTCCGCAAGTGTATCTGCAGAGTGCGGTGACATTCTACACCGGGACAATTCCTTCGGGAAGTACCACCGGCTCGAACAACGGCCAAATTACGGCCGTACCGAATCGGACGCCCGGTTGGGGCATAGTGAATGCTACTCTTCTTAAGGAAATCGGACCGAACCGGTCTTGGGACATCGGTATTCAGGCGAGCAATCTCCTGAACAATAACCGGTCGATTACGCCGACGTGCACTCCCACCGCCCTCCCGGCCGCGGGCCTCGGCCTCGGTTGCGGAGCTCTTCGTCCGGTCGGCGCGACTTCAGTGGCGCCGGGCGCAGTCGCGGGCCAGAGCTCGTACCTCACGATCAATCAATCGTCTCCTCTGATTCTGTTCTTCCTCTCGAGGAAGTTCTGACCGCAGAGCAGGCAAGGTAACCCAAAGGCGGTACACTTATGTGTACCGCCTTTATCTTTTCACGCCGCCAATATCGTAGAAAGTCCGCCATACATGCATCTCGCGCTCCCGATCTTCATTGGATTGCTACAGGCGCAAACAGCTCCGGCCGCCGCGCCTTCACCCATGCCGACCGGGCCGATCTATTTCGGCAACCCGGCGGCGAAATTAACCGTCGTTCCGCGGCCGCTCGGATTCGATGCCGACGGGAACGCGCAGTGGCTGCTCGTCGCGCGCTTCCTCGATGCGCAAGGAAAAGTAACGCGCATCATGGGAGGCAGCGACCTCGACTGGCTTTCGCATGACGGCTACGTGCAGTGGCAGACGCGCTTACGTTTCGGACAGCCCGCCGCAGTCTTGAAGACGCACCACGACGGTCCACTGACGATTGTTGTTCGCACCAATACGCCGAAGCTGGGAAGCGTAACCCTTTCGACAGATACGCGCACGTGGCGCGGACCGCGAGTCGTAGCGCAAGCGCTCGGACCGCATCTCATTCAAATCGGCTGGTTTCCGCAAGAGAACACGCTTGCGCGCGTCGTTCGCGTCGACCGTTTTGGACGGCGGGCGACTTTGGCGGTCATCGCCGGCCCGAGTTCCACCTATCGCGACGCCTCGGTCGCTGCCGGCGAACGATACCGCTACATCCTTTACCGCGCCGATCATGCGCCGGTAAAGCTTCGGGCGGTCTCGCCGCCCGATCCGCCGGCTACGTCCGTGAAGGCAGCTTCGGGCAAAGCGATGTGGCTCTACTTCACGGCAAATCCGATCGACCCGCTGTACTACAAGCACCTCGATCCACAAGCAATCGTCGACCAAGCGGTACGCGCGGGCTTGCATTACGTCGAGTTGCGCACCGCGTACGGCGCGTATTGGGAGATCACTCCTGAAGCCAAACCGACGATCGATGCAATCGTCGACGGCTTGGCCGCGCACGGCATCGGCACGATCGGCTGGACCGTTCCGCGCGACACCACCTTTGAGGATCTCCAAGCCGGCGTTCGCAACGCCTACTACCGCACCGCGAAAGGTACGCGCTTTACCGGACTGGCGATCGATCTCGAGCGCGGCGACGAATTCATGGGCGGCGATCCGCAAAAACTCGACGCGCTATGGCGTTACATGCAGTACCTGCGCGAAGCGATGGGCCCGAAGTACTTGCTGGTCGCGACCGTCGAGGATCCGTACTTCGAACATCTCGACAATCGCAAATATCCGTTTCGTCAAATCGCGAACTACAGTGACGTGCTGCAGCCGATGGCGTACTGGCGCATGATGCGGCGCACACCCACCACGGCGGCGCAAGTAAAAGAATTGCTGCAAGCCTCCTACGACAAGTTGCTGCACGAGAGCGGGCGCACGCTGCCCGTGAGCATCGGTGGACAGACCTCGCCCGAGGGGCGCAATGGACCTCCGCCCGCCGACGAAATCGCGGCTTCGCTCGATGCCGCCAAGGCAGCCGGCGCAATCGGCGAGTGTTTCTTCGATTGGAACGGCACGCAGCCGTATCAGTGGGATGCCCTGGCCGCGTACCGCTGGTGAATCCGATGGCTGCCGGGAAACGTTTATAAGGATGATGAGCACAGCAATCGCGACCTTTGCGGCGGGCTGCTTCTGGGGCGTCGAAGCGGCGTTCCGCCAGATTCCGGGCGTCCTCGAGGCGACGAGCGGCTACACCGGCGGCAAAGCGGCCAATCCGAGCTACCAGGACGTCTGCACGGGCCGCACCGGCCACGCCGAAGCGGTTCAAGTGACCTACGATCCGGCGCAAGTTTCATACGAGCGTTTGCTCGATGCGTTCTGGCAGATTCACGACCCGACCACGCCCAACCGTC
This window harbors:
- a CDS encoding SIS domain-containing protein — protein: MLGAHFESEIREQPDVWRAIAKSGKAQTLAHAIRDRDVVLLGSGSSLYMAQLGALALRRRGIRAHALAATEAPLDNVAYRNAAVIACSQSGRSADLLAALDVLQPKDLIALTNTADSELARRANLTIDLGAGPEIAVPASKSVTATAAILLWAAGLIAETHSRNADSLTETAEDVRSWLDGTGVEEVHEAAQRIARRRSVVIVAAGYGIPIANEFALKLKEASYIHAEGFSAGEFRHGSAAMLDATCALIGIVDDVARNIVNGPMMEAAQAESLRYVIGGHIGDIPLLGPVVGEAFNTLAWLVAAQMIALHVGRARYVESDAPRGLAKTLV
- a CDS encoding carboxypeptidase regulatory-like domain-containing protein, translated to MIQIKGHLRHLAVGLATLVAVSFISPSLALAQSVTTGTISGTVTNATTGAPIANASVTASSPSGRQTTKSDANGFYVLQNLLPDTYTVSIQAGGFESQSMPGVTVVQSLTVTENIRMAASLRTIASVTSRAAGSLVKPDTTSDTYTVTGDQLSAISLGNDTHKTLYQYIATIPGITGSGFPAQPRVHGGSAADISYQFDGIPINDQMSGLFTTNLSNVGIGSILVSTGGLPASQAASGIGFINTVVKSGTYPPFGTFTYGSTPQYRNMYYTAEFGGATPNHKLSWFLSADMTNALNQYTSGQTYPLVLIEQQNGPGVVKTADFIGNFHWRPNDRNDIQFLIQNGLGDFDWGYLMQRAPGEPQPLTVNMCPGAVAVGDGSGSPTYTGGQGGTAPNGQSCPEGLYFGSAASQNAGGNYWHHYSGIGKLQWNHIINDHSSLQFRLAENYNQYVFDQPIADANLPQFQNNANVDVNGGCPKYPYAAGTPVLYPGAPGTTPTIPGTYTPNPKIACMQLANWVSTGYWEDRSSNLYSGSIVYDNSLNANSAIELGVGDDYSNNRYTNYFDGWFNPVGTWNSIWPALLYDSSYPTHTPYAYAQGDFQVGKWKLSPGLRWTSRHYSYPIGSGGTSTALNPTFAFNYQMGRNDVIIGSITTSTSLVASAYVYRYVPQSMLNGPVNVPGTAAFAANYYCNQYNTSQCGASPQATLTHSYNLMWEHQIDPNTSIKFGPYYNVASNILVDFRPYQLDTTVNPPLWRPILTQPSSVSNTGIRKGFGFELGLNHIDKRDVGTSYWIAATYVNFWTNTVSSLTTPYGSIQLPPSTTGVLFRSSLNPPWSGSVTADLHEHGLHLIPQVYLQSAVTFYTGTIPSGSTTGSNNGQITAVPNRTPGWGIVNATLLKEIGPNRSWDIGIQASNLLNNNRSITPTCTPTALPAAGLGLGCGALRPVGATSVAPGAVAGQSSYLTINQSSPLILFFLSRKF
- the msrA gene encoding peptide-methionine (S)-S-oxide reductase MsrA; the protein is MMSTAIATFAAGCFWGVEAAFRQIPGVLEATSGYTGGKAANPSYQDVCTGRTGHAEAVQVTYDPAQVSYERLLDAFWQIHDPTTPNRQGPDVGTQYRSAIFTHDAEQQRLAEESRTKEQAHQSKPIVTEIVSATEFYPAEEYHQRYFEKNGGAACHIAF